acatcatcatgaacatatgcataaacttatgcatatcatgtcatcaacatacttctccccctttgtcatcaacaaaaaggagaagtacaactattctttgtgtttgtaatataagttcaactcattgcatgaaaaacataatattaagttttatcatcatgcagttttgaagctagaaaatttagcaagtaatgcatcatgcttaggacattcaagctatcaagttttagatatgcaagttttacagcatacaagatagcacttttggtaatgttcaagatagtaagttctacatcatgcaagctagcaatattgagatgttcaagaaagcaactcttgcttcttgaaatatgcaaatttgtcaagttttgctagatgtgcaagttagcatttctacctcttaagataggaaagatagcacatttgcttcttttgagatagcaactttttgcttctctttagactacaagctagcaatttttacgatatgtaagtttcacaatatacaagctagcaaaaatttcgaaagcaaatgtaagatagctttcttatgtaagctcataattcttgcttcctattgcaatgtgcaagttgcaagttttgcttcttgagataggcaagatagcacttttgcaatttttgtttcttaagataggcaagcttgtgatgttcaaaataacaagctctttcttctagaagtgccatttttgctttctttataaagtgtaagctagcaaaatgtttgaaaaaggtgatcaagttttgcaacatacaagctagcaaaaatgccaaactagcaagagataatgttttacatgaggcaagcaaacaatttggcaaatgttacatttgcatcttctcttttgagaagtgcaatttttgctttcatcttgaattgtgcaagctagttagtttgcctcttttcatgacgtccacactagaaattcttgctccccctttgtcattgtcaaaaagaagggaagacccttatatcaattttaatattatgacaaaggtaagtatcattcttatttgtgcatcattatatattcaaattaaaacatacacaatttcaataaccttaattttcatgcacgataccgaaaaataaatcaatcatcattaataagcatatcatacatgatactcaaatattaaaattttcaagcatttatcaacatgttgatcatgataccaaacattcatcatttaaagcattcatgatacacatcatatgcaataaatacatcatgtacatcattatcataagtattgcatacatcattttaactttatgaatatttcatcattgcatgcatcataccaaaatatttcaagccatgcaagccataaatacaaagaaatcatgtcatgaaggataaaatcatttgaataccaaaagacatgattcatatagtaaatatcttctttaaataaaatatcaagaaaaatcataggagtacaaagaagagatcttgttttaaaagaaaattcaagtaataactccaagaactcacaaggaaaaatcatgattcatttagaaaatctcctcttaagagaatatcaagtaaaatcgtagaagatcgattaataagaaattttgatttataataaaatctcatgtatcgaatgtcgagaaatcaaaatgatgatttatataaaaaaaatatcacaagttatattcaagagaaaaatcatcattcattttcaacttattcaatttgtcacatcaatatttcttagatatgcatgataccaaaatatagttttaaatctttaacatataacatgcataaattgaaaggagaagggaagaattcaaacgtataaagatttcaaccatctcataaacaaatgtaagaccaagtcatgaatccaaaattccatgaatcaaaatgatcatcaaaggtaatctcatgttattccaagaaatcaatatcatgattttgataaaactcgtttcaaatttaaatcatcaaaatcatcaaaatatcaacattactttcaagagattcaaaatggtatacatagatttatcataataaacatcaagatcaataggatagagaaaaataatttttcaaggaaaaaatattttcctctttttagttgtttcaattcatatgattttatttcacttataccaaataaaaacatgtataatgtttaaaaccgaaagtgtaagatttattacaataaagattaataaggcactttcattatagtaaaaatcaataatccataaatcacaagattcatatgcataattttgaaatttattaagcatgatcattatgcatgacactaatacatggtttcaaaatgtttaatattttcattacatcattatgcaatggtttcattgaacataattttgaatgattcttatagataactaaaacttctttagttttaatttatgtgattgactttatattagcatgctcaagttttgttcttatgtcaaaaacatacatcatgtttgaaaaccaaagataaggtttaaaaaaaatatcaagccttccatataaaaaccatgcatcatcattgaaggttaatatggaaatcatcaaaatacacattcttgcttctcaagcacatatatatgattatttaaatctaatattttattctattaacataaaacatacaatttttaagaaaaataattattcaaaagaaaagagaaaatgcatcatggaaaacatcaagtaatttcaaaataattcaagagagttgagttacttaccttgtagtcgaagcccgtcaaagcccaattcgttgtcacatttggaagttcttgattcatccttggttgccttcctcttctttggcctcttcctccgttcaagttcattgtttattttagatttttgtttaataaacttattaagatttagtgttcgaaattcaagttcatcattgtcctcatcacttgagtcattgctcaagtggtatccatttgtccggagttccaaatccttcatgttctttggaaggtggttcaagtgttcattgtgttcatcatgtgcattgcgcaccatttcatatgtcatcaatgagccgataagttcttcaagtggaaaaatatttaaatcttttgtttcttgtattgccgttacttttgattcccaagctttagaaagtgatcgtaaaactttactaccaagttcaaaattcgagaaacatttgccaagagcttgtaaaccattgacgacatccgtaaaacaggtgtacatgtcaacaatggtttcgctcggcttcattcgaaaaagctcgaaatcatgtattaaaatgttaactttcgagtctttgactctactagttccctcgtgcgtgatttcaagtgttcgccaaatatcaaaagccgtttcgcacgttgaaatccgattgaactcatttttgtccaaagcacaacataaggcattcatagcctttgcgtttaaagaaaacatcttcttctccaaatcattccaatggttcattggaagagaagacatttcaaatccattttcgactatgtgccataaattcaaatctaaagaaagtaagaaaactctcattcgagttttccaataagtgtagtccgtcccattgaaaaagggaggacaaatgagagagtgaccctcttgaaagccgtaaagagccatttctatttgggtgttaaaccaaggtagaaaaacgtggctctgataccaattgttaggatcggagcgacactaagagggggggggggggggggtgaattagtgcagcggtaaagtgtgataaacttttgacgatttaaacactttcggaaacttcgtacgataaaagtaacgttttcgtttgaaaccgtttcgattgcgttttaacttgaagaaataagtaagacggagaccaagaagtagagcattaaagtacaaatggtttgcagtaatgtaaatgacaataagtaaatgcaaaccagagattacgccgattttatagtggttcggtcaaatgacctacatccacttgcgaggcccctcttcgatgaggctcccaccttccactagcaaatctcttgaaatggaagggcaaatacccctcttacaactttttacaagcggttcaatctcttacagattttcagcaagaaagaaggaggtgaacactagcaaattgaaaacaagactagcaaagacttttctaagacctttctctcaaacaattgctgctcaaaaagttgtattctcagctgagacttgaggggtatttataggcctcaagaggattcaaatttgggctccaaaaaattgaattctcttatgttcccgatgttggcggtgccaccgcctagccaagcggtgccaccgcccagcccaagaggtgtcaccgcccagctctcgggtgctgggcggtgccaccacccagcctaggcggtgctaccgcctaggccaattcagctcactggttgggctccaaacttggcccaaaccagtctgaactcgggcccaattggcccctacttgggttataggattaacacctaatcctaaccctaattaacatgctaactacgaatttaaagacattttctaagctattacaaagtccgtaagtcaagacttcttccagcgagcttccggcgaacttctgacggtcttccgataaactctcggaaaccattctgcggactcccggcaagctcctagacttcacgatttgatcttggcgagttccaacgagcttcttcagtaagctccgatctttctcggtgagctccgtgaacttccaacgaaccttttggcgagcttccgaaaaacccttcggcaagctccctactcattctcggctagttccggcagcattcccgacgaaccttcggacttccgtcgaactctcgaactcccaacgaatccttcgcgcttgactccagcactttgtttcgctttatgtcttcatctttatcgtagttaatcctgcacacacaaaccaaaactcaactccgatctaaacaattattacaacgcgaattgacattctgttgcccggcacgtcattggttggcgcttcgttcgattcttcggtgcatcgtcctctcttgcagcttgttgcccaatcggcggttgacctccgcaaccctgatatccttggcgcaatttcgctctctttggccagatgcccgacatccgaagcattcagccatccaatatcctgacgtgatctcttccggcgcaacgtcaattcctcctgcgtcaactgtctaaacctgatcgagtagacctgcatcgctcaaaatgcagtttaaatcataaacacatatcaagtggtttcatcatcaaaatacgagattcaacacaaccatCCTCGAGATGCTCCAGCTTACAAGCCAGTACATCGCCGCCGAAGCTCTGGTGGCGGGAAAGCGCATGGATGGAAAGAGGCCAAGGGCCGAACAGTCCCGAGGAACAACCTCAGCAGCCTTAGTGCAACCCCACCAAAGGCCCCACCGACAAGAGTTGCTGCTcccgaggcccccgcctctcccTCTTAACACATCtcgtaccgagatcttcctccaaatcaagGAGAAGGGTCTCCTGCGACAGCCCAACCCCATGAAAACTACTCACAAAGACCAGtccaaatattgcaggttccatcgaGACTACGACCATGACACGAAAGATTGCCGCAATATCCAAAATCAAATCGAGGACCTGATCTGAAGAGGTCACCTCGGGCGCTATCTCAAGGAACCATGGGAAGCAACCCCATGCCCCAGGGGACCCGTTGAAAGATAGATCGACGTCATCTCCGAAGGACCGGCTACTAGCGACAGCAGCTCAATGGCGAGGAAGGCCTACGCCCAGAGTATGGTCGAGAAACATCCTAGACCTGGGCTCGAGCCTGAAATTACTTTCGGAGCTGGAGAGGTCGAGCGCTCCCATCACGACGATGTTTTGGTGATCTCCATTCAGATTGCCAATGCTTGGGTCAAAAGAGTAATGGTCGACACTGGGAGTTCTGCCGACGTGCTGTACCTCGATGCCTTTAAGAAGCTCAGCTTGACCAAGGAGGACCTCACCCCCATGGCGTCAATGCTCATTGGGTTCACGGGGGATTCCATCTCCCTACTCGGGACCATCATCCTTCCTGTCACCATCGGGGAAGAGCCGAGGGCCAAGACAATaatgactaccttcatggtagtcgatctaCCCTCGGCCTATAATGTCATCTTTGGCCGACAGACGCTCAACAAGTTGAAAGCGGTGGTGTCCACCTACCACCGGGCCATTAGGTTTCTAACTTCGACAGGGATCGGGGAATCTCGAAGCGATCTGGGAGAATCAAGATGATGCTATCTTACAACGGTTACCCTCCCGGAGAGGTCACGCTCCCGTCAAGTCCCGGATCCCCGAGAAGGAGCCGTGGTGCCGATGCACTTGGAGCCCCCCAAGCAACTCACTAAGGTGCCCTTGAAAAGAAACCGACCCGATTTGACCGTGAAAATCGGGACAGCACTCCCCGAAGCAAGTCAGCTCTAGCTCATCGACTTCTTAAGGGAAAATGCCGATGTGTTTGCATGGTCCCCCATAGATGCCTGAGATCAACATAGGGGTGACCCAGCACCAGCTCAACATCGACCCCGAGGCTCGGCCGGTGAAGCAAAGGTTGATGAAGTTCGCTCTCGACCGACAGAAGGCGATCAGCGACGAGGTCGACCGTCTTAAAGATGCACGATTTATTACCGAGGTGAAATACCCTCGGTGGCTGTCGAATATAGTCCCCATTAAGAaacccaatggaagctggaggatgtgcgttgattacatcGATCTCAATCGGGCATGCCCCAAAGACTGCTATCCACTTCCTAGGATAGACCAACTGGTCGACGCCACTGTAGGCTATGAACTCCTTATGTTTATGGATGCATTCTcaggctacaaccaaatccggatgGTACCACAAGATCAAGAGAATACTGCCTTCATTACCGACTGAGGAGTGTATTGCTACAAAGTAATACCTTTCAGACTAAAGAACGCTGGGACAACCTACCAGAGAATGGTCAACAAGCTGTTCAAACAATagctcgggaggaacatggaagtatatgtggatgacatgatcgtaaagagcaagATTGCAAGCACGCACCTGGCCGACCTGGCGAAGACGTTCTAAACGCTCAAGTGATTCAACATGCACCTAAATCCCGCGAAGTGCGTCTTTAGGGTCAgctcgggaaaattcctcggtTTCATCATCCACCAAAGAGGGATAGATACCAACCCGAAAAAGGTTCGAGCCATAACCAAGATGCATCCCCCCTGCTCAATCAAGGAGGTGCAGTGCCTCACCGGGAAGTTGGCGGTGCTCAACAGGTTTGTGTCGTGATtaggcgacaagtgcctccccttcttccgagcTCTATGGTAGTCCAACAACTTCACATGGACCCTAGAATGCGAGGGAGCCTTCGAAAAGTTAAAGGCGTGCCTCGCTCGCTTGCCCCGACTCATCTCACCCGAGCCAGGCGAAACGCTCGATCTCTACCTGGCGGCCTCGGTGCAAGCAGTCAGTTCGGTGTTAGTTCGGGAAACACCACCAACACAACAACCTATCTATTATGTCAACCACGTCCTCATCGGGCTTAAGGTACGGTATTCCCCAATCGAGAAGCTGACCCTCGCACTAATGAAGATGACCCGAAAGCTGTGACCATATTTCCAAGCTCACACAATCAAATTGATTACCGACCAACCATTATGATAAATCCTTTCCAAATTCAACGCGTTCTGTCGAATGCTGCGGTAGTCGGTCGAGCTCGGCAAATTCGACATTCAGTACTCCCCCAGAATCGCTATCAAAGCTTAGGTATTGGCTGACTTCATCTCTGAGCTAACTCTTGAAGATCGTGCTATTGGATAGGAGAACAATGAGAGCACATGGACCTTGCATGTGAATGGCTCGGCCACTACCGAAGCAGTTGGGGTCGAACATAGACTCAAGGGCCCGTTCAGAGAAACATATGAGAGATCGCTCCGATTACAATTTCGGGCCACCAATAACGAGGCCGAGTACGAGGTGCTACTTCACGACCTGCGCCTCACTCTGGAGATGCATGTGAGCAACCTCGAAGTCTTCAGTGACTCCCAACTGGTGATAGGACACATCAACGGGAGCTACGAAGCTCGGGACCCAAAAATGACATTATACCTAACATAAGCAAAACGACTCACCCACCGCTTCAACTGCCTCTCGGTCACTAGAGTACCTCGGGCGCAGAACACGTAGGTCGATGCATTGGCTAGATCGACCTCCGCCCGTAGCTTGGTGGCAACCTCGGTAACCTCAGCAACTGAATCCGTAATGACACTGACAATACCGACTCACGCGGCCATCGAAACGAAGGTCTCATTGAACTGGATGAAAGAGATCCTCCGCTTCAAGGAGGATGAGACGAAGCCCGATGACCCGACAACCCGACGGTCGCATGACGATTGAGGCAAACCTAGGCCTGGTACTATGTGTTCAGTGGAAAGCTGTCCCGCAGGGctttctctcaacctctcttgcaTTGTCTCGCGCCGTCAGAAGCTGAAACGATCCTTGCCGAACTCCATAaggggatttgtggggagcacatGGGGGGATGAACTTTGGCTTTCAAGACTCTCAAACAGGGGTACTAATGACCGACCATGCGCTAAGACGCCATATCATACATGCAGCGGTGCCAACAATGTCAAAGGCATGCCCGATTGCAACACCAGCCAGTGGTTCCTCTTA
The DNA window shown above is from Musa acuminata AAA Group cultivar baxijiao chromosome BXJ2-4, Cavendish_Baxijiao_AAA, whole genome shotgun sequence and carries:
- the LOC135608723 gene encoding uncharacterized protein LOC135608723, with translation MARKAYAQSMVEKHPRPGLEPEITFGAGEVERSHHDDVLVISIQIANAWVKRVMVDTGSSADVLYLDAFKKLSLTKEDLTPMASMLIGFTGDSISLLGTIILPVTIGEEPRAKTIMTTFMVVDLPSAYNVIFGRQTLNKLKAVVSTYHRAIRFLTSTGIGESRSDLGESR